A window of Solanum stenotomum isolate F172 chromosome 3, ASM1918654v1, whole genome shotgun sequence contains these coding sequences:
- the LOC125858736 gene encoding uncharacterized protein LOC125858736, whose amino-acid sequence MGMNIDDEQLLRYLLKFVTGMSVECDEIRLVDLYGNNKPSQLFDTTATTATEYHVFTQLKKKKGNGKNFNRGIVGGGGSWKGIDNGKPVYNKKGLKIGFKKTFRFDEENHVWIMKEYRPSDNILKALRLRGQIRHEEEFAVCRITRSVNSSQVIIPSDHNVENFLDSVLISASQCQETVEFFAQNQFQDLGQTFAQYQFQDLGQFSPVFAQSQFQDLEQFNTTNVIPSDESNSILNGNQIGPVSLVFKESKLSAAIEEECSVPVVHQQTPSVKEVECSVYDIATYHKELDAYAASQLKSMVPYIPQQQEDDEADSIPLFYEDFYIDYTDLWS is encoded by the coding sequence ATGGGGatgaatattgatgatgaaCAGCTCCTTAGGTATCTTCTCAAATTTGTTACTGGTATGTCTGTTGAATGCGACGAAATTCGACTCGTAGACTTGTATGGGAACAACAAACCCTCTCAGTTATTCGATACCACGGCGACTACTGCTACTGAATATCATGTTTTTACTCagttaaagaagaaaaaagggaaTGGTAAGAACTTCAACAGGGGAATTGTTGGTGGTGGCGGCTCATGGAAAGGAATCGACAATGGTAAACCAGTTTACAACAAAAAAGGATTAAAGATTGGGTTCAAGAAAACCTTCCGTTTTGATGAAGAAAACCATGTCTGGATTATGAAAGAATATCGTCCTAGTGATAATATACTAAAGGCCTTGAGACTACGTGGTCAAATTCGACATGAGGAGGAATTTGCTGTATGTCGCATTACTAGGAGCGTCAATTCTTCTCAGGTTATCATCCCTTCGGATCACAATGTAGAGAATTTTCTTGATTCTGTGCTAATTTCTGCATCACAATGTCAAGAAACTGTGGAATTCTTTGCTCAGAATCAGTTTCAAGATTTGGGACAAACCTTTGCTCAATATCAGTTTCAAGATTTGGGACAATTCAGTCCTGTTTTTGCTCAGAGTCAGTTTCAAGATTTGGAACAATTCAACACTACTAATGTAATTCCATCTGATGAGTCGAACAGTATTTTGAATGGGAACCAAATTGGTCCAGTTAGTTTAGTGTTCAAAGAATCCAAATTGTCTGCTGCAATAGAAGAGGAATGCTCTGTTCCTGTGGTTCATCAACAAACTCCCTCTGTTAAAGAAGTAGAATGCTCTGTTTATGACATTGCTACTTACCACAAAGAACTTGATGCGTATGCTGCCTCTCAACTCAAATCAATGGTTCCTTACATTCCGCAACAGCAAGAAGATGATGAAGCTGATTCTATCCCACTTTTCTACGAAGATTTTTATATTGATTATACAGATCTATGGAGTTAA
- the LOC125858737 gene encoding uncharacterized protein LOC125858737 has translation MVDLTSASTDSASTTSSGIDTGSHFYIHPSDSPGAVLVPVPFNGTGFHSWRRSVLRSLSVKNKLVFINGECKKPDANHSTYCQWVRCDDMVTSWILNSLSRDIADSVEYVNDALELWTELEDRYDQTNGAKLYQTQKEINDLNQGILDITTYYTRMKKLWEELNNLCVLSQCNCVCVCGAKANIHKAEQDRRLIQFLMGLNVVYTTIRGSILMMNPLPSMAQAFALLVQEEKQREFKPNNNQMFAESSSLIASSSGSGGRNFQTNYSVPNTTPRGRPFCEFCRRPGHIKDKCYKLHGYPSGGTPTNSFNSQTSNNYGTNQHQKAPNRDQXNF, from the coding sequence ATGGTAGATCTCACATCTGCTAGCACTGATTCAGCTAGCACTACTTCATCTGGAATTGATACGGGAAGTCATTTTTACATTCATCCCTCAGATAGTCCTGGTGCAGTGCTTGTACCTGTTCCTTTTAATGGCACTGGATTTCACTCTTGGCGCCGTAGTGTACTTCGATCTTTGTCGGTGAAGAACAAGCTAGTCTTCATCAATGGTGAGTGTAAGAAACCAGATGCAAATCATTCCACTTATTGTCAATGGGTGAGGTGCGACGATATGGTTACCTCTTGGATTCTCAATTCTCTAAGTCGAGATATTGCAGACAGTGTTGAGTATGTCAATGATGCTCTGGAACTGTGGACAGAACTGGAGGATCGTTATGATCAAACAAATGGAGCAAAATTGTATCAGACTCAGAAGGAAATTAATGATCTTAATCAAGGTATTCTCGATATCACTACATACTATACTCGCATGAAAAAGCTTTGGGAAGAGCTGAACAATTTATGTGTTTTAAGTCAGTGCAattgtgtatgtgtgtgtggAGCTAAGGCTAATATTCATAAGGCAGAACAAGATAGACGTCTGATTCAGTTTCTCATGGGTTTGAATGTGGTGTATACCACAATTAGGGGAAGTATTTTGATGATGAATCCCTTACCTTCTATGGCACAAGCTTTTGCATTGTTAGTGCAAGAGGAGAAACAAAGGGAATTCAAGCCCAACAACAACCAAATGTTTGCTGAAAGTAGTTCCCTCATAGCGAGTTCATCAGGTTCAGGAGGaagaaattttcaaacaaattattCTGTTCCCAACACAACACCTAGAGGGAGACCTTTTTGTGAATTCTGTAGAAGGCCAGGTCACATTAAAGACAAATGCTACAAGCTACATGGTTACCCATCTGGTGGCACGCCTACAAATTCTTTTAATTCCCAAACCTCAAACAATTATGGTACAAACCAGCATCAGAAAGCTCCTAATCGTGATCAGTANAATTTCTGA
- the LOC125858287 gene encoding L10-interacting MYB domain-containing protein-like, with amino-acid sequence MPCLDGQSCELGENPVVYCNESRSVFTAAVCSEMAGRPARLKTQVTVQQRESQCRAKWTTSLTIILVGLMVDEVQGGHKQNKSFSKKGWKCICDEFHKRTGLTWEREQLKYRYAALRKLFATMKLLLDHTDFKWDETTGLVTATDEAWDRYMKEHPDVETIRSTGCPFYKGLSMIFADSGSRGTDNGSTMHKDRLPGLSSHSQPPTLSQEELSYSESEEGPDSNEQEIIQSVSSPTDTGRKKRRKGVDGAIARAISEMAAASRLRASAVKKCSDKFTITDCIRALDKLEGVNDQVYYATLDLFNNHAAREIFLSLNVGKRLTWLTGKLSGPP; translated from the exons ATGCCGTGTTTGGATGGCCAAAGTTGTGAATTAGGGGAAAATCCAGTTGTTTACTGTAACGAAAGTAGGTCAGTTTTTACAGCAGCAGTTTGCTCAGAG ATGGCTGGGAGGCCGGCTCGTTTGAAAACACAGGTAACTGTGCAGCAGCGAGAATCCCAGTGTAGAGCTAAGTGGACCACATCTCTTACTATAATATTGGTGGGGTTAATGGTAGACGAAGTTCAAGGAGGGCATAAACAAAACAAGTCTTTTAGCAAGAAAGGTTGGAAATGTATTTGTGATGAGTTTCATAAAAGAACCGGTCTTACATGGGAGAGGGAGCAATTGAAGTATCGATATGCTGCACTAAGAAAGCTTTTTGCTACTATGAAATTGCTACTTGATCATACTGATTTCAAATGGGATGAAACTACAGGTTTAGTGACAGCAACAGATGAAGCTTGGGATCGGTATATGAAG GAACATCCAGATGTGGAGACCATAAGGAGCACAGGCTGCCCATTTTACAAGGGACTGAGCATGATATTTGCGGATTCTGGAAGTAGAGGGACAGATAATGGATCTACTATGCACAAGGACCGTCTCCCCGGTTTATCATCTCATTCTCAACCTCCAACACTGTCCCAGGAAGAGTTGTCATATTCAGAGTCTGAAGAAGGTCCTGATTCCAATGAACAAGAAATTATTCAATCTGTGAGCTCACCTACTGATACAGGTCGAAAGAAAAGGCGCAAGGGGGTTGATGGTGCTATTGCAAGAGCTATATCCGAGATGGCTGCTGCTTCAAGACTTAGAGCTTCTGCTGTTAAGAAGTGCAGTGACAAGTTCACCATAACCGACTGTATTAGAGCGTTAGATAAATTGGAAGGTgtcaatgaccaagtttattaTGCTACTTTGGATCTCTTCAACAATCATGCAGCTAGGGAGATTTTCTTATCTCTCAACGTTGGGAAGCGGCTGACCTGGTTGACTGGCAAATTGTCTGGTCCTCcctaa
- the LOC125858290 gene encoding uncharacterized protein LOC125858290 has translation MVDNGDDGEPAGTSPAEEVMTTFSRHHFGSSEDTADGFSVTIIENMKEEYGLFVWPCSIILAEYVWQQKSRFTSASVVELGAGTSLPGLVAAKVGADVTLTDDSNRSEVLTHMRRQCDLNAIKCKIHGLTWGVWGTQTFCLCPNIILGADVLYDSCAFDDLFATVAFLLQSSPSSVFITTYHNRSGHHLIGFLMVKWGLKCVKLLDGFSFMPSYKTSSLSGNIQLAEIVLDTANGDEKKLM, from the exons ATGGTAGATAACGGGGACGACGGCGAACCGGCGGGTACGTCTCCGGCTGAAGAAGTAATGACTACTTTTTCTCGCCACCATTTCGGAAGTTCTGAAGACACCGCCGATGGCTTCTCCGTCACCATTATCGAG AACATGAAAGAAGAGTACGGTTTGTTCGTATGGCCTTGCAGTATTATTCTAGCCGAGTACGTATGGCAACAAAAGTCGCGCTTTACTAGCGCATCTGTGGTTGAG CTTGGGGCAGGGACCTCGTTGCCTGGGCTAGTTGCTGCAAAAGTGGGTGCAGATGTGACGCTGACTGACGATTCAAACAGATCAGAG GTGCTCACTCATATGAGAAGACAGTGTGACTTAAATGCTATCAAATGCAAG ATACACGGACTTACATGGGGTGTGTGGGGTACACAAACCTTCTGTCTGTGCCCAAACATTATCCTTGGAGCTGATGTCCTATATGACAGTTGTG CCTTTGATGATCTTTTTGCAACTGTGGCATTTTTACTCCAGAGTAGTCCATCATCCGTTTTTATTACTACATATCACAACAGAAG TGGGCATCACCTAATTGGATTTTTGATGGTGAAATGGGGCCTGAAGTGTGTTAAGCTTCTTGATGGGTTCTCATTCATGCCATCTTACAAGACGTCTAGTTTGAGTGGTAACATTCAATTGGCTGAGATTGTTTTGGACACAGCTAACGGAGACGAGAAAAAACTGATGTAA